A region from the Geobacillus vulcani PSS1 genome encodes:
- the pdxT gene encoding pyridoxal 5'-phosphate synthase glutaminase subunit PdxT — protein MKIGVLGLQGAVREHVRAIEACGAEAVVVKKPEQLAELDGLVLPGGESTTMRRLIDRYGLMEPLKQFAADGKPMFGTCAGLILLAKRIVGYDEPHLGLMDITVERNSFGRQRESFEAELSIKGVGDGFVGVFIRAPHIVEVGDGVDVLATYNDRIVAARQGQFLGCSFHPELTDDHRFMQYFLNMVKEAKTVSSL, from the coding sequence ATGAAAATCGGTGTACTGGGACTGCAAGGAGCTGTGCGGGAGCATGTTCGCGCCATTGAGGCGTGCGGCGCCGAGGCGGTTGTCGTGAAAAAGCCGGAGCAGCTCGCTGAACTCGATGGGCTTGTGCTGCCAGGCGGCGAAAGCACGACGATGCGACGCCTGATTGACCGGTACGGACTCATGGAGCCGCTGAAGCAATTTGCCGCCGACGGCAAGCCGATGTTCGGCACGTGCGCGGGGCTCATTTTGCTGGCGAAACGAATCGTCGGTTACGACGAGCCGCACTTAGGTTTGATGGACATTACGGTGGAGCGGAACTCGTTCGGACGGCAGCGGGAAAGCTTTGAAGCGGAGCTGTCGATTAAAGGGGTCGGCGACGGGTTCGTCGGCGTCTTCATCCGTGCGCCGCACATCGTCGAGGTCGGAGACGGGGTCGATGTCCTCGCGACATACAACGACCGCATTGTCGCGGCTCGGCAAGGCCAATTTCTTGGCTGCTCGTTCCATCCCGAACTGACCGATGACCATCGGTTCATGCAATACTTCTTAAATATGGTCAAGGAAGCAAAAACGGTATCAAGCCTGTAA
- a CDS encoding pro-sigmaK processing inhibitor BofA family protein produces the protein MEPKVVITVLLALIAVLLIVGARLKALRLIGYAAIRLIVGALALFVINAIGGHFNIHIPINLVTSIVCGFLGLPGAAALIVIDQYIL, from the coding sequence TTGGAGCCGAAAGTCGTCATTACCGTGTTGCTGGCGCTTATCGCCGTTTTGCTGATTGTCGGCGCCCGCCTCAAAGCGCTTCGTCTGATTGGCTACGCTGCTATCCGTCTGATCGTCGGGGCGCTCGCGCTGTTTGTCATCAACGCCATCGGCGGGCATTTTAACATCCATATTCCGATTAACCTCGTCACCTCAATCGTTTGCGGATTTCTTGGCCTCCCTGGAGCGGCAGCGTTAATTGTGATTGACCAATATATTTTGTAG
- the recR gene encoding recombination mediator RecR — translation MHYPEPLSKLIDSFMKLPGIGPKTAARLAFHVLAMKEDTVLAFAKALVDVKRHIHYCTICGHITDTDPCYICKDERRDRATICVVQDPKDVIAMERMKEYNGLYHVLHGAISPMEGIGPEDIKIAELLTRLQDETIQEVILATDPNIEGEATAMYISRLLKPTGIKVTRIAHGLPVGGDLEYADEVTLSKALEGRREL, via the coding sequence ATGCATTATCCAGAACCGTTATCGAAGTTGATTGACAGCTTTATGAAACTGCCCGGCATCGGCCCGAAAACGGCTGCCCGCCTTGCATTTCATGTGCTGGCGATGAAAGAAGACACCGTGCTTGCGTTTGCCAAAGCGCTCGTTGATGTCAAGCGGCATATTCATTATTGCACGATTTGCGGGCATATTACAGATACAGACCCTTGCTACATCTGCAAAGACGAGCGGCGCGACCGAGCGACGATTTGCGTTGTTCAGGATCCGAAAGATGTCATCGCCATGGAGAGGATGAAAGAATACAACGGACTGTATCACGTGTTGCACGGGGCCATCTCGCCGATGGAAGGCATCGGCCCGGAAGATATTAAAATCGCCGAGCTGCTCACGCGATTGCAAGATGAGACGATCCAAGAGGTCATTTTAGCGACCGACCCGAACATTGAGGGAGAGGCAACGGCGATGTACATCTCCCGCCTGTTGAAGCCGACAGGAATCAAAGTCACCCGCATCGCCCATGGCTTGCCGGTCGGCGGCGACCTGGAGTATGCGGACGAAGTGACGTTATCAAAGGCGTTGGAAGGACGCCGTGAGCTATAG
- the serS gene encoding serine--tRNA ligase, producing the protein MLDVKLLRTQFQEVKEKLMQRGGDLANIDRFEQLDKERRRLIAEVEELKSKRNDVSQQIAVLKREKKDAELLIAQMREVGDRIKQMDEQIRELEAELHDLLLSIPNVPHDSVPVGQSEEDNVEVRRWGEPRSFSFEPKPHWEIADQLGLLDFERAAKVAGSRFVFYKGLGARLERALINFMLDIHLDEFGYEEVLPPYLVNRASMIGTGQLPKFAEDAFHLDSEDYFLIPTAEVPVTNLHRDEILAADDLPIYYAAYSACFRAEAGSAGRDTRGLIRQHQFNKVELVKFVKPEDSYDELEKLTRQAETVLQRLGLPYRVVALCTGDLGFSAAKTYDIEVWLPSYGTYREISSCSNFEAFQARRANIRFRRDPKAKPEYVHTLNGSGLAIGRTVAAILENYQQEDGSVIVPEALRPYMGNRDVIR; encoded by the coding sequence ATGCTGGATGTAAAATTACTGCGCACTCAATTTCAAGAGGTAAAAGAAAAGCTGATGCAGCGGGGCGGGGACTTGGCCAACATCGACCGGTTTGAGCAGCTCGACAAAGAACGCCGCCGCTTGATCGCGGAAGTCGAAGAGCTGAAAAGCAAGCGCAACGATGTGTCGCAACAAATCGCTGTCCTAAAGCGCGAGAAAAAGGACGCTGAGCTGCTGATTGCCCAAATGCGCGAAGTCGGCGACCGCATTAAACAGATGGACGAGCAAATTCGCGAGCTTGAAGCGGAACTCCACGATTTGTTGTTGTCGATTCCAAACGTGCCCCACGATTCCGTGCCGGTCGGTCAATCCGAAGAGGACAATGTGGAAGTGCGGAGATGGGGCGAGCCGCGCTCGTTTTCCTTTGAACCGAAGCCGCATTGGGAAATCGCTGATCAACTTGGTTTGCTCGACTTCGAGCGGGCCGCCAAAGTGGCAGGAAGCCGGTTTGTTTTTTACAAAGGGTTAGGGGCGCGGCTTGAGCGGGCGCTCATCAATTTTATGCTTGACATCCATCTTGATGAATTTGGTTACGAGGAGGTGTTGCCGCCATATTTAGTGAACCGGGCAAGCATGATCGGAACCGGACAGTTGCCGAAATTTGCTGAGGATGCGTTCCATTTGGACAGCGAAGATTATTTCCTCATTCCGACCGCTGAGGTGCCGGTGACGAACCTGCACCGCGACGAAATTTTGGCCGCCGATGATTTGCCGATTTACTATGCGGCCTACAGCGCCTGCTTCCGCGCGGAAGCCGGATCGGCCGGCCGCGACACGAGGGGGTTGATCCGCCAGCATCAGTTCAATAAAGTCGAGCTGGTAAAATTCGTAAAGCCAGAGGATTCGTACGATGAATTGGAAAAGCTGACACGCCAGGCAGAGACGGTTTTGCAACGGCTCGGGCTTCCGTACCGCGTTGTCGCCTTGTGCACCGGAGACCTTGGATTCTCGGCGGCGAAAACGTACGATATTGAAGTTTGGCTGCCAAGTTACGGAACGTACCGGGAAATTTCGTCGTGCAGCAACTTTGAGGCGTTTCAAGCGCGCCGTGCCAACATCCGCTTCCGTCGCGATCCAAAAGCGAAACCGGAGTACGTGCATACATTAAACGGCTCTGGACTGGCCATTGGACGGACGGTCGCCGCCATTTTGGAAAATTACCAGCAGGAAGATGGTTCGGTCATCGTCCCGGAAGCGCTTCGTCCGTACATGGGGAACCGGGACGTCATTCGCTGA
- the tadA gene encoding tRNA adenosine(34) deaminase TadA, translating into MNNDEYYMRLAMEEAKKAEQIGEVPIGAVIVQDGRVIARAHNLRETEQRAIAHAEILAIDEACRATGSWRLERATLYVTLEPCAMCAGAIVLSRIERVVFGAFDPKGGCAGTLMNLLQESRFNHQAEVVSGVLADECGSLLSQFFRRLREQKRNVGGSANENSVD; encoded by the coding sequence ATGAACAACGACGAGTACTACATGCGATTGGCAATGGAAGAAGCAAAAAAAGCGGAGCAGATCGGCGAAGTACCGATCGGCGCTGTCATCGTTCAGGACGGCCGCGTCATCGCCCGCGCTCATAATTTGCGGGAAACGGAACAACGAGCCATCGCTCATGCAGAAATTTTGGCGATTGATGAAGCATGCCGGGCAACCGGTTCATGGCGGCTTGAGCGGGCGACGTTGTACGTAACGCTTGAGCCGTGCGCCATGTGCGCAGGCGCCATTGTTCTTTCCCGCATCGAACGGGTCGTGTTTGGCGCGTTTGACCCAAAGGGAGGGTGCGCTGGGACATTGATGAACTTATTGCAGGAAAGCCGATTTAACCATCAGGCTGAGGTGGTAAGCGGCGTGCTTGCTGACGAGTGCGGTTCGCTGTTGAGCCAATTTTTTCGACGATTGCGCGAACAGAAGAGAAATGTTGGCGGGAGTGCCAACGAAAATTCCGTCGATTGA
- a CDS encoding LysM peptidoglycan-binding domain-containing protein, whose product MQIHVVQSGQTLSGIAEAYGTTAEEIVRANKLPNPDKLVVGQALVIPIVGRFYWVQRGDTLWSIARRFSIPMQRLAEVNRLSLNAPLKVGQRLYIPPGAKRRAEFNAYIEPRGATVSPALEASAREAAPYLTYLSPFYFAIQRDATLQEPPLDDFPAIARANRVTLVMVVANIENGQFSDELGALILTNETLQNRLLDNIVATAKRYGFRDIHFDFEYLRPEDREAYNAFLRKAKRRFEREGWMMSTALAPKTSATQRGRWYEAHDYRAHGQIVDFVVIMTYEWGYSGGPPMPVSPIGPVRRVLEYATSEMPAGKILMGQNLYGYDWTLPYVPGGPYAQAISPQQAIALAAKYNVAIEYDPEAQAPHFRYRDENGREHEVWFEDARSIQAKFNLVKELGLRGVSYWKLGIDFPQNWLLIADQFTVVKK is encoded by the coding sequence ATGCAAATCCACGTAGTGCAGAGTGGACAAACGTTAAGTGGAATTGCTGAGGCATACGGGACCACGGCGGAAGAAATTGTCCGGGCCAACAAGCTCCCAAACCCTGATAAACTCGTTGTCGGCCAGGCGCTCGTGATCCCGATCGTCGGTCGTTTTTACTGGGTGCAACGCGGCGACACGTTATGGTCGATTGCACGCCGATTTTCGATCCCGATGCAGCGGCTTGCCGAAGTAAACCGCCTCTCCTTAAACGCTCCGCTTAAGGTTGGGCAACGACTTTATATACCGCCCGGCGCCAAGCGAAGAGCGGAGTTTAACGCCTACATTGAACCACGCGGCGCGACGGTCAGCCCAGCACTAGAGGCGAGCGCTCGCGAAGCCGCTCCGTATTTGACCTATTTGAGTCCTTTTTATTTTGCGATCCAACGCGACGCGACATTGCAAGAGCCGCCGCTTGACGACTTTCCGGCCATCGCCCGCGCCAACCGCGTCACGCTCGTTATGGTTGTCGCCAACATTGAAAACGGGCAGTTCAGCGATGAGCTCGGCGCGCTTATTTTAACAAACGAAACGCTCCAAAACCGTCTGCTCGACAACATTGTCGCGACTGCTAAACGGTATGGCTTCCGCGACATCCATTTTGATTTTGAATATTTGCGCCCGGAAGACCGTGAGGCATATAACGCGTTTTTGCGCAAAGCGAAACGGCGGTTTGAACGAGAAGGATGGATGATGTCGACCGCCTTGGCGCCGAAAACGAGCGCGACCCAGCGCGGACGTTGGTACGAAGCACACGACTACCGCGCCCATGGACAAATTGTCGACTTTGTCGTGATTATGACGTATGAATGGGGCTACAGCGGCGGGCCGCCAATGCCGGTTTCCCCGATCGGCCCTGTTCGGCGCGTCCTCGAGTACGCGACCTCAGAAATGCCGGCTGGGAAAATCTTGATGGGACAAAACTTGTATGGCTACGACTGGACGCTGCCATACGTTCCCGGGGGCCCGTACGCCCAGGCCATCAGCCCGCAGCAAGCCATCGCCCTCGCTGCAAAGTATAACGTTGCCATCGAATACGATCCGGAGGCGCAGGCACCGCATTTTCGCTATCGCGATGAAAACGGACGCGAGCATGAAGTATGGTTTGAGGACGCCCGCTCCATTCAAGCAAAATTTAATCTTGTGAAGGAACTAGGTTTGCGCGGCGTCAGCTATTGGAAACTTGGTATTGATTTTCCACAAAACTGGTTGCTGATCGCTGATCAGTTTACTGTTGTAAAAAAATAA
- the dnaX gene encoding DNA polymerase III subunit gamma/tau, protein MAYQALYRVFRPQRFADMVGQEHVTKTLQSALLQHKISHAYLFSGPRGTGKTSAAKIFAKAVNCEQAPAAEPCNECSACLGITNGTVPDVLEIDAASNNRVDEIRDIREKVKFAPTSARYKVYIIDEVHMLSIGAFNALLKTLEEPPKHVIFILATTEPHKIPATIISRCQRFDFRRIPLPAIVSRLKYVASAQGVEASDEALSAIARAADGGMRDALSLLDQAISFSDGKLELDDVLAMTGAASFAALSSFIEAIHRKDTAAVLQQLETMMAQGKDPHRLVEDLILYYRDLLLYKTAPYVEGAIQIAVVDEAFTSLSEMIPVSHLYEAIELLNKSQQEMKWTNHPRLLLEVALVRLCHPSAAAPSLSASELEPLVKRIETLEAELRRLKEQPPALPSAAAPVKKSPKSTKTGGYKAPIGRIYELLKQATHEDLALVKGCWADVLDTLKRQHKVSHAALLQESEPVAASASAFVLKFKYEIHCKMATDPTSSVKENVEAILFELTNRRFEMVAIPEEEWGKIREEFIRNKDAKAEKSEEDPFIAEAKRLFGEELIEIKE, encoded by the coding sequence GTGGCATACCAAGCGTTATATCGCGTGTTTCGGCCGCAGCGCTTTGCAGACATGGTCGGCCAGGAACACGTGACCAAGACGTTGCAAAGCGCCCTGCTTCAACATAAAATATCGCACGCTTACTTATTTTCCGGCCCGCGCGGTACAGGAAAAACGAGCGCAGCGAAAATATTCGCCAAGGCGGTCAACTGTGAACAGGCGCCAGCGGCGGAGCCATGCAATGAGTGTTCGGCTTGCCTCGGCATTACGAATGGAACGGTTCCCGATGTGTTAGAAATTGACGCTGCTTCCAACAACCGCGTCGATGAAATTCGTGATATCCGTGAGAAGGTGAAGTTTGCGCCGACGTCGGCCCGCTACAAAGTGTACATCATCGACGAGGTGCATATGCTGTCGATCGGAGCGTTTAACGCGCTGTTGAAAACGTTGGAGGAGCCGCCGAAACACGTCATTTTCATTTTGGCCACGACCGAGCCGCACAAAATTCCGGCGACGATTATTTCCCGCTGTCAACGGTTCGATTTTCGCCGCATCCCGCTTCCGGCGATCGTTTCACGGCTAAAGTATGTAGCAAGCGCCCAAGGTGTCGAGGCGTCCGATGAGGCATTGTCCGCCATCGCCCGTGCTGCAGACGGAGGGATGCGCGATGCGCTCAGCTTGCTTGACCAAGCCATTTCGTTCAGCGACGGAAAGCTGGAGCTCGACGACGTGCTGGCGATGACCGGGGCCGCATCATTTGCCGCCTTATCGAGCTTCATCGAAGCCATCCACCGCAAAGATACAGCGGCGGTTCTTCAGCAGTTGGAAACGATGATGGCACAAGGGAAAGATCCGCATCGTTTGGTTGAAGACTTGATTTTGTACTATCGCGATTTATTGCTGTACAAAACCGCTCCCTATGTGGAGGGAGCGATTCAAATTGCTGTTGTTGACGAAGCGTTCACTTCACTGTCGGAAATGATCCCGGTTTCCCATTTATACGAGGCCATCGAGTTGCTGAACAAAAGCCAGCAAGAGATGAAGTGGACAAACCATCCGCGCCTTCTGTTGGAAGTGGCGCTTGTGAGGCTTTGCCACCCATCAGCCGCCGCGCCGTCGCTGTCCGCTTCCGAGTTGGAACCGTTGGTAAAGCGGATCGAAACGCTGGAGGCGGAATTGCGTCGCCTGAAGGAACAACCGCCTGCCCTTCCGTCGGCCGCCGCGCCGGTGAAAAAATCGCCCAAATCGACAAAAACGGGGGGATATAAAGCGCCGATCGGCCGCATTTACGAGTTGTTGAAACAGGCGACGCATGAAGATTTGGCTTTGGTAAAAGGATGCTGGGCGGATGTACTCGATACGTTGAAACGACAGCATAAAGTGTCGCATGCCGCCTTGTTGCAAGAGAGCGAGCCGGTTGCAGCGAGCGCCTCAGCGTTTGTGTTAAAATTCAAATACGAAATCCACTGCAAAATGGCGACCGATCCCACAAGCTCGGTCAAAGAAAACGTCGAAGCGATTTTATTTGAGCTGACAAACCGCCGCTTTGAAATGGTAGCCATTCCGGAGGAGGAATGGGGAAAAATAAGAGAAGAGTTCATCCGGAATAAGGACGCAAAGGCGGAAAAAAGCGAAGAAGATCCGTTCATCGCCGAAGCGAAGCGGCTGTTTGGCGAAGAGCTGATCGAAATCAAAGAATAA
- a CDS encoding YaaL family protein, translated as MLWRRKGKLKRQFDEKLMAELQKARTEWLEQKQLIEKSVDPSLEVLSALQLAEAKYFFLLREAKHRRITLKEVR; from the coding sequence TTGTTATGGCGGCGAAAGGGGAAACTAAAGAGACAATTTGATGAAAAGTTAATGGCTGAACTGCAAAAGGCTAGAACTGAATGGCTTGAGCAGAAACAACTCATTGAAAAAAGTGTCGATCCGTCTCTGGAGGTGCTGAGCGCATTGCAACTCGCTGAGGCCAAATATTTTTTCCTCCTCCGCGAAGCGAAGCACCGCCGCATCACACTTAAGGAAGTGCGTTAA
- a CDS encoding YbaB/EbfC family nucleoid-associated protein yields the protein MRGGMGNMQKMLKQMQKMQKEMQKAQEELAEKTVEGTAGGGMVTVVANGHKQILEVKIKEEVVDPDDIEMLQDLILAATNDALKKADELANEMMGQFTKGLNIPGLF from the coding sequence ATGCGTGGCGGAATGGGAAATATGCAAAAAATGTTAAAACAAATGCAAAAAATGCAAAAAGAAATGCAAAAAGCGCAGGAAGAGCTGGCGGAAAAAACGGTGGAAGGCACGGCGGGCGGCGGCATGGTGACCGTTGTCGCTAATGGTCATAAACAAATTTTGGAAGTTAAAATTAAAGAGGAAGTCGTCGACCCAGACGATATTGAAATGCTGCAAGATTTGATTTTGGCGGCGACAAACGATGCGTTGAAAAAAGCGGATGAGTTGGCTAATGAAATGATGGGGCAGTTTACGAAAGGACTTAACATTCCAGGGTTGTTCTAG